From the Winogradskyella forsetii genome, the window CTACCAAAGACTATATGCCGAAATCGCAGATGTAAAAGCACCTTACCATAGAGATAATCTTTGGCGGATGTTTGCCGTTTGGGCGACGCTGAAAGGCATAAAATTACCAGACTGGAAATATTTTACTGACACACCTACCCGAAAAATAAAGGGCCGATTTGACGAACTATCCAAAATTAGAAAATACAAAGAATCCATTCCTGATTGGATGGATGAATTGGGTGTTGCTGAGTTAGGCGAAGCAGAATGGACCAAAGAAATAGCCATGCAAAACGAGCAAGCCGATGTTATTCTTAGAGTCAATACGCTTAAAACCAATAAAGAGGATTTACAACTCAAACTACAATCCGAGGATATAGAAACCGAGTTTTTACCAAATCATCCTTATGCCTTAAAGTTAACGGAACGTGCAAACGTATTTGTAACTGAAGCTTTTAAAGATGGTTGGTTCGAAGTTCAAGATGCGTCTTCCCAATTAGTAGCTGATTACTTAGACGTGAAACCGGGTATGAAAGTTGTGGATGTTTGTGCAGGTGCTGGCGGGAAATCTTTGCATTTAGCGGCTTTGATGGAAAATAAAGGCCAGGTCATCTCAATGGATATTTACGAAAGTAAATTGAAAAAATTAAAGATTAGAGCTCGTAGAAATGGGGTTCATAATATTGAGATGAAAGTCATAGATTCTACAAAACCAATTAAGAAATTACATGGCAAAGCGGACCGTTTACTAATTGATGCGCCATGTTCTGGATTAGGTGTATTAAGACGAAATCCGGATGCAAAATGGAAATTACAACCAGAATTTATTGAAAGCATCAAACAAACACAGTTGGAAGTTTTAGAACACTATTCCAAAATGGTAAAATCTGGCGGAAAAATGGTTTATGCTACCTGTTCTATTTTACCTTCCGAAAATCAAAAACAAGTCGACAAATTTTTAACATCTGAAGCCGGAAAAGATTTTACCTTTGTCAAAGACAAAAAAGTACTGGCACACAAATCTGGTTTTGACGGCTTTTATATGGCACTTTTAGAAAAGAAATAACCCAAATAACAATTCAACTATTTTACACATGAAGCATTTTTACCTATTATTTATTTTTATCACTAGCATTGGTTTTGCGCAAATTCCTGCAAACTATTATGATAGTGCAAACGGCTTATCAGGTTTTGAACTAAAAACCCAATTAAAAACCATTATTACCAACGGCCATAATGATCAAGGTTATGGTAGTTTATATGATGGCTATATAACCACACATACCGATAATATTTCCCAAAGTGGTTACGAAAATGATGGTACTATATTATTATACTACACGGAAAACCCAAACGGAACAGATCCTTACACGTATAATCATGGTTCTAACCAATGTGGTAATTATAATGCCGAAGGCGTATGTTACAATCGTGAGCATACCATTCCGCAATCGTCTTTTGGAAGTGCCTCTCCAATGCAAAACGACATTCATCATGTCGTTCCTAGCGATGGTTTTGCGAATGGACAAAGAGGGAGTTTGCCTTTTGGAACTGTTGGTTCCGCAAACTGGACCTCTTTAAATGGTTCTAAACGTGGTAACAGT encodes:
- a CDS encoding RsmB/NOP family class I SAM-dependent RNA methyltransferase; translated protein: MRLHRNLCFAVIDGLHLIFNEGEYADKVIQQLLKRDKRWGSRDRGFVAETVYTIVRYQRLYAEIADVKAPYHRDNLWRMFAVWATLKGIKLPDWKYFTDTPTRKIKGRFDELSKIRKYKESIPDWMDELGVAELGEAEWTKEIAMQNEQADVILRVNTLKTNKEDLQLKLQSEDIETEFLPNHPYALKLTERANVFVTEAFKDGWFEVQDASSQLVADYLDVKPGMKVVDVCAGAGGKSLHLAALMENKGQVISMDIYESKLKKLKIRARRNGVHNIEMKVIDSTKPIKKLHGKADRLLIDAPCSGLGVLRRNPDAKWKLQPEFIESIKQTQLEVLEHYSKMVKSGGKMVYATCSILPSENQKQVDKFLTSEAGKDFTFVKDKKVLAHKSGFDGFYMALLEKK